Proteins encoded by one window of Deltaproteobacteria bacterium:
- the fliJ gene encoding flagellar export protein FliJ codes for MFQFPLEAFLKYRRQQEETEMYELSNRIREMRQIQDDLKTIKARAANLTLALQERTTATVTAPVIALYSNYLHNLRKLGLATADEINRAQTKVKRQREKLIKASVGRKIIERLKEGQLQAYIDEEARKEHKIFDEITTLKAGRK; via the coding sequence ATGTTTCAATTTCCCCTGGAAGCTTTTCTTAAATACCGCCGCCAGCAAGAAGAAACAGAGATGTATGAATTATCCAACCGAATCAGGGAAATGCGCCAAATCCAGGACGATCTTAAAACCATAAAGGCCAGAGCCGCGAATCTGACCCTGGCGCTGCAGGAACGGACAACCGCAACGGTCACCGCGCCCGTCATCGCCCTCTACTCGAATTATCTTCATAATCTCCGCAAGTTAGGTTTGGCAACCGCGGATGAGATCAACCGCGCCCAGACCAAAGTCAAAAGACAGCGTGAAAAACTGATAAAAGCCTCGGTCGGCCGCAAGATCATAGAACGCCTCAAGGAAGGACAGCTTCAGGCCTATATTGATGAGGAGGCCCGCAAGGAACACAAGATCTTCGATGAAATAACCACCCTGAAGGCCGGAAGGAAATGA
- a CDS encoding FliI/YscN family ATPase, with amino-acid sequence MDIAYNLDRYITTAAQAEPLILEGRVVKVAGLVIESEGPAASVGDLCHIFSRDAEKPIEAEVVGFLQGHIQLMPLGPVQGLTPGCRVVPQNATASVQVGPEILGRVLDGLGYPIDDLGPIATGASYPLYGRPSNPLARADITEPVDVGIRAVNALLTIAKGQRVGIFSGAGVGKSTLLSMIARHTRADVNVIALIGERGREVKEFINKGLGPEGMKRSVVVAATSDQPALVRIRGAFVATAVAEYFCDQGADVILMMDSATRFAHASREVGLSIGEPPTTRGYTPSVFAQLPLLLERAGIWREKGSITGLYTVLVEGDDINEPLADALMSILDGHIILKREYAARNRYPAIDPLVSISRLMIDVVGQDHLNLARRFTDVLSTYVRSEDMINIGAYIQGSNPEIDYAIKTMPRFEAFLKQTPEEGVNFSQSQDELKKVFS; translated from the coding sequence ATGGATATAGCCTATAATTTAGATCGGTATATCACTACTGCGGCCCAGGCTGAACCCTTGATCCTCGAAGGCCGTGTCGTCAAGGTCGCTGGCCTGGTGATCGAAAGCGAGGGTCCAGCCGCCTCAGTGGGTGATCTCTGCCATATTTTCTCCAGGGATGCGGAAAAGCCCATCGAGGCCGAAGTGGTCGGGTTCCTTCAGGGTCATATTCAGCTTATGCCTCTCGGACCGGTTCAAGGTCTTACTCCCGGCTGCCGGGTGGTGCCGCAAAATGCGACCGCCTCGGTCCAGGTCGGCCCGGAGATACTGGGACGGGTCCTTGACGGCCTGGGGTACCCCATTGATGACCTTGGCCCCATTGCGACCGGCGCCTCCTACCCGCTCTATGGCCGGCCAAGCAACCCTCTGGCCAGGGCCGATATAACCGAGCCGGTGGATGTGGGAATCCGGGCCGTCAACGCCTTGCTTACTATTGCCAAGGGGCAGCGGGTCGGGATATTTTCCGGGGCAGGCGTGGGGAAAAGCACGCTTCTGAGTATGATTGCCCGCCATACCCGGGCCGACGTCAACGTCATCGCCCTCATTGGGGAGCGAGGCCGGGAAGTCAAGGAATTCATTAATAAAGGACTGGGCCCAGAAGGCATGAAACGCTCCGTGGTAGTGGCCGCCACGTCTGATCAGCCGGCTCTGGTTCGAATAAGAGGCGCTTTTGTAGCCACGGCTGTGGCCGAATATTTCTGTGACCAGGGAGCCGACGTCATCTTGATGATGGATTCAGCCACCCGATTTGCCCATGCCTCCCGGGAGGTGGGCCTGTCCATCGGCGAACCACCCACCACCAGAGGCTACACCCCGTCAGTTTTTGCTCAACTGCCATTACTTCTGGAAAGGGCCGGCATCTGGCGCGAAAAAGGAAGCATCACCGGGTTATATACAGTCCTGGTGGAAGGCGATGATATCAACGAACCACTGGCCGATGCCTTGATGTCTATTCTGGACGGCCACATCATCCTGAAAAGAGAGTATGCCGCCCGCAACCGCTACCCGGCTATTGATCCACTGGTCAGCATCAGCCGGCTCATGATTGACGTGGTGGGCCAGGATCACCTGAACCTGGCCCGGCGTTTTACAGATGTGCTGTCCACCTACGTGCGGTCTGAAGACATGATCAATATCGGGGCTTATATCCAGGGTTCCAATCCTGAAATTGATTACGCCATCAAAACAATGCCTCGCTTCGAGGCTTTCCTTAAACAGACGCCCGAGGAAGGCGTTAACTTTTCCCAGTCCCAGGATGAACTCAAAAAGGTCTTTAGCTAA